In the Methanobrevibacter sp. genome, one interval contains:
- a CDS encoding TIGR00289 family protein: MNVAILFSGGKDSTMALYSALERKEDVKYLLSMKSRNDESYMFHVPNIHLTDLLSQALDIPIISAETNGIKEEELKDLKLAFEKLKSLGVEAIYTGALYSQYQKSRIEKLCDDVGLKAISPYWHVDELEYMRKIVSLGFKIIICGVAAWGLDESWLGRVIDDEAIDELIKIHDKYYVDLAFEGGEAETLAIDGPIFKKRIKILKDKKEWHLDSGVYIIEDAVLEEK; this comes from the coding sequence ATGAATGTTGCAATTTTATTTTCAGGTGGAAAGGACAGCACTATGGCTTTATATAGTGCTTTAGAGAGGAAAGAAGATGTTAAATATCTTCTTTCTATGAAATCCAGAAATGATGAATCTTACATGTTTCATGTTCCCAATATTCATCTAACTGATTTACTGTCACAGGCACTCGATATTCCGATAATTTCTGCTGAAACTAATGGGATTAAAGAAGAGGAACTTAAAGATTTAAAACTGGCATTTGAAAAACTTAAAAGTTTGGGTGTTGAAGCCATATACACGGGTGCACTTTATTCACAATATCAAAAATCAAGAATTGAAAAATTATGTGATGATGTTGGACTGAAGGCCATTTCTCCTTACTGGCATGTTGATGAATTGGAGTATATGAGAAAAATTGTCTCTTTAGGTTTCAAGATAATAATTTGCGGAGTCGCGGCATGGGGCTTGGATGAATCTTGGCTTGGAAGGGTTATTGATGATGAAGCCATTGACGAGCTAATAAAAATTCATGATAAATATTACGTGGATTTGGCTTTTGAAGGAGGCGAAGCCGAAACATTGGCTATTGACGGACCTATTTTCAAAAAAAGAATCAAAATTCTAAAAGATAAAAAAGAGTGGCATCTTGACAGTGGCGTGTATATTATCGAAGATGCTGTTTTAGAAGAAAAATGA
- a CDS encoding flagellar protein: protein MGFFDRFKKNDEKEKKVNLDNLEIDEEELLLKKIATTDKDRIKRAEAADKITNQFVALDMSKNVKDRAIRLIAINKVKDEDLLRDAAENSQFFDVRSFAWERLGENNKSIAEIVINMKKNGHVDEIFDKIADEETLKWIAVEAIDKKYRTKSLEKINDENILYDLVFESKDNSIKKSAILKDSFADEDVLKKVALEDKDEEVKKAAIRKIKNEDYLVFIAQNEDNAKVRSLIFDKIDSPEILKKIVLNSEKSDVKSDIIKKLDDEEFLAKIAYEDNDKIVRSEAVKKITDDESLIRIINNEQDSFVRQIAVKNLNNPQELIKIVLNDDDQFVRNHAISNPALADENDFKYLAINSNHEDIAAQALSHIKKEESFIDILKNAKLVSIRKSTLDNIADLETLIRIVLANEDEEFSLKALNKIKAEKCLMKIYEQGISENISVRAISLIRNQDYLGRVVKNDSSWRVREAAAKKIVSKKILKEVSNNDENEYVRNVAKKRMNL from the coding sequence ATGGGCTTTTTTGATAGATTTAAAAAAAATGATGAAAAAGAGAAAAAAGTTAATCTTGATAATCTTGAAATTGATGAAGAAGAATTGCTTTTAAAGAAAATAGCCACAACAGACAAAGACAGGATTAAAAGAGCAGAAGCGGCAGACAAAATCACAAATCAGTTTGTCGCGCTCGATATGTCAAAAAATGTAAAAGACAGAGCTATCAGGTTAATTGCAATAAACAAGGTTAAGGATGAAGATTTATTAAGGGATGCTGCTGAAAACTCACAATTTTTCGATGTTAGAAGTTTTGCATGGGAAAGACTTGGGGAAAACAACAAATCCATTGCCGAAATTGTAATAAACATGAAGAAAAACGGCCATGTTGACGAAATATTTGATAAAATTGCTGATGAGGAAACTCTTAAATGGATTGCCGTTGAAGCCATTGATAAAAAATACAGAACAAAATCCCTAGAAAAGATCAATGATGAGAATATATTATATGACCTGGTTTTCGAATCAAAGGATAATTCCATTAAAAAATCAGCCATTTTAAAAGATTCATTTGCAGATGAAGATGTTTTAAAGAAAGTTGCATTGGAAGATAAGGATGAGGAAGTAAAAAAGGCAGCCATTAGAAAAATTAAAAATGAAGATTATCTGGTATTTATAGCCCAGAATGAAGACAATGCCAAAGTCAGGTCTTTAATATTTGATAAAATTGACAGTCCTGAAATTTTAAAGAAAATAGTTTTAAATTCTGAAAAATCCGATGTTAAAAGCGATATAATAAAAAAACTTGATGATGAAGAGTTTTTAGCAAAAATTGCCTATGAAGATAATGATAAAATTGTCAGAAGCGAGGCAGTTAAAAAAATAACCGATGATGAATCATTAATAAGAATAATTAATAATGAACAGGATAGCTTTGTTCGCCAAATTGCTGTGAAAAATCTGAATAATCCTCAGGAATTGATTAAAATAGTTTTAAATGATGATGACCAGTTTGTAAGAAATCATGCAATTTCAAATCCTGCTTTAGCCGATGAAAATGATTTTAAATATTTGGCTATTAATTCAAATCATGAAGATATAGCGGCACAGGCCTTAAGCCATATTAAAAAAGAAGAATCATTTATTGACATATTAAAAAATGCAAAACTTGTCAGCATTAGGAAATCTACATTGGACAATATTGCCGATTTGGAAACCTTGATTAGAATTGTTCTTGCAAACGAAGATGAAGAATTTTCTCTTAAGGCGCTAAATAAAATTAAAGCCGAAAAATGTCTGATGAAAATTTATGAGCAGGGCATTTCTGAAAATATCTCTGTTAGAGCCATTTCATTAATAAGAAATCAGGATTACCTGGGTCGTGTTGTTAAAAATGACTCTTCCTGGAGAGTCCGTGAAGCAGCCGCTAAAAAGATAGTAAGTAAAAAAATATTAAAGGAAGTTTCAAATAATGATGAAAATGAATATGTAAGAAATGTTGCTAAAAAGAGAATGAATCTATAA
- a CDS encoding 4Fe-4S binding protein → MKITKIFFSPSGTTRKVVGELASSFKQKQEICDLLFFNASKEFTQDDIVIVGMPVFAGRIPKTARERLLKLTGNNTKAIAVVNYGNAHVGDALLELVDILKENNFDVVAAASTVSHHSIFDGVAVGRPDDEDTEKISEFAEKCMEKVESGESLQSEIPGNTPYVDYKQLPFVVSCDESKCVFCYECISVCPEKAIPDDDPVDIDLDSCSRCTACIYICEENARSFTGEAFEAKKPEFESANSKRKEPEFYL, encoded by the coding sequence ATGAAGATAACTAAAATATTTTTTAGCCCGTCCGGGACAACCAGAAAAGTAGTAGGCGAACTTGCAAGCAGCTTTAAACAAAAACAGGAAATTTGCGATTTATTGTTTTTTAATGCATCAAAAGAATTTACACAGGACGATATAGTTATTGTTGGAATGCCTGTTTTTGCCGGAAGAATTCCGAAAACCGCAAGAGAAAGATTATTAAAATTAACCGGAAACAATACAAAAGCAATAGCTGTTGTAAATTATGGAAATGCACATGTAGGCGATGCATTGCTTGAGTTAGTGGACATACTTAAAGAAAATAACTTTGATGTTGTTGCAGCTGCTTCTACCGTCAGTCATCATTCCATATTTGATGGTGTAGCAGTTGGAAGACCTGATGATGAGGATACAGAAAAAATTAGTGAATTTGCAGAAAAATGTATGGAAAAAGTGGAATCAGGCGAATCCCTTCAAAGTGAAATTCCAGGAAACACACCATACGTCGACTATAAACAGCTTCCATTTGTCGTAAGCTGTGATGAAAGCAAATGCGTATTCTGCTATGAATGTATTTCAGTTTGTCCTGAAAAGGCAATCCCTGATGATGATCCTGTTGATATCGACCTTGATTCCTGTTCAAGATGTACAGCATGCATCTATATTTGTGAAGAGAATGCAAGAAGTTTCACTGGAGAAGCTTTTGAAGCTAAAAAACCAGAATTTGAAAGTGCAAACAGCAAAAGAAAAGAGCCTGAATTCTATTTATAG
- a CDS encoding phosphopantothenate/pantothenate synthetase: MIPKSHPRYESLLLREKMVKASQDGYLADSALIAHGRGEAYDYLIGEKTTYPAKRAMYVAVAALLLSEKPVISVNGNATALAIDEIIEFANAINAKIEINLFYRTDSRVKIITQLYKDHGYENILGGLDDEIEYISDIENNRATASKTGIYSADTILIPLEDGDRAEILKQSGKNIITIDLNPLSRTSKMSDVSVMDNIVRAIPFMTKIADDLKTQDKLVLIDLVNDFDNAENLKESLEQIRIKE, from the coding sequence ATGATACCAAAATCACACCCCAGATACGAATCATTACTTTTAAGAGAAAAGATGGTTAAAGCTTCACAGGATGGTTATTTAGCAGATTCAGCATTGATTGCACATGGCAGAGGAGAAGCTTATGACTATCTAATCGGTGAGAAAACAACATATCCTGCAAAAAGGGCAATGTATGTTGCCGTTGCAGCACTGCTTTTATCAGAAAAGCCTGTAATTTCAGTTAATGGAAATGCAACTGCACTGGCCATTGATGAAATAATTGAGTTTGCAAATGCCATTAATGCGAAAATTGAAATTAACTTATTTTACAGAACTGACAGCAGAGTTAAAATAATTACCCAGCTATACAAAGACCATGGATATGAGAATATACTTGGCGGTCTTGATGATGAAATAGAATACATCAGCGATATTGAAAACAACAGGGCAACAGCCAGCAAAACAGGAATTTACTCAGCCGACACAATATTAATCCCTCTTGAAGATGGAGACCGTGCCGAAATCTTAAAGCAAAGCGGCAAAAATATAATCACTATCGATTTGAATCCCCTTTCAAGAACTTCCAAAATGTCTGATGTTTCAGTTATGGACAATATTGTAAGAGCAATACCCTTTATGACAAAAATTGCCGATGATTTAAAAACTCAGGACAAACTGGTATTAATTGATCTGGTTAATGACTTTGACAATGCCGAAAACCTTAAAGAATCTTTAGAGCAAATTAGAATAAAAGAGTGA
- a CDS encoding ribonuclease H-like domain-containing protein has product MNGYSEHEQYLKNALLDLNCSTSKQKEKKLSPHYFEDLKEDLLVRYADKSLKEVMNCSTCQTSFGDALKITTKEKIDFRLRENNFKNQINNNLKLLPKIGLKTEENLKNKGFKTIKDLQNHDRYGDSASKFLNEIDEMSFCEIVNLLDSNRYSKKCRSNLIKCISMTDVENFKFMDIETKGLSNVPIILIGIAEIKNNKIIASQYFLRDYTEELNIIDAYQNHLDDDSVHVTFNGKSFDVPFIKNRCAYNGIESKLDLPHLDLMYFAKDLWKDTLPNCQLQTIEREIFGIEREDDVPGQYIPGYYDTYLSKKNIGPVVPIIEHNCQDIISLASFLEKMYEDVN; this is encoded by the coding sequence ATGAACGGTTATAGCGAACATGAACAATATTTGAAAAATGCATTACTTGACTTGAATTGTTCAACTTCAAAACAAAAAGAAAAAAAATTATCACCTCATTATTTTGAAGATTTAAAAGAAGACTTATTGGTCAGATATGCGGATAAATCCTTAAAGGAGGTAATGAACTGCAGCACTTGTCAAACATCTTTTGGAGATGCATTAAAAATAACTACAAAAGAAAAAATTGACTTTCGCCTTAGGGAAAATAATTTTAAAAATCAGATAAATAATAACCTTAAACTGCTTCCGAAAATAGGTCTTAAAACCGAGGAAAACCTTAAGAACAAAGGATTTAAAACCATAAAAGACCTTCAGAATCATGACAGGTACGGCGATAGTGCATCGAAATTTTTAAATGAGATTGATGAGATGTCTTTTTGCGAAATAGTAAACCTGCTTGACAGTAACAGATACTCTAAAAAATGTAGGAGTAATCTAATTAAATGCATAAGCATGACAGATGTTGAAAACTTTAAGTTTATGGATATTGAAACAAAGGGACTTTCAAATGTTCCAATAATTCTAATAGGCATTGCAGAGATTAAAAATAATAAAATTATTGCATCACAGTATTTCCTAAGGGACTACACAGAAGAATTAAATATCATTGATGCTTATCAAAATCATTTAGATGATGATTCAGTTCATGTAACATTCAATGGAAAAAGTTTTGATGTACCCTTTATAAAAAATAGATGTGCCTATAATGGAATTGAATCTAAACTGGATTTGCCTCATTTAGATTTGATGTATTTTGCTAAAGATTTATGGAAAGATACGCTTCCGAACTGCCAACTTCAAACAATTGAAAGGGAAATTTTCGGAATTGAGCGTGAAGATGACGTTCCTGGCCAGTATATTCCAGGATATTATGACACTTATCTGTCCAAGAAAAATATAGGTCCGGTTGTTCCGATAATAGAGCATAACTGCCAGGATATTATTTCACTTGCAAGCTTTCTTGAGAAAATGTATGAGGATGTAAATTAA
- a CDS encoding class III signal peptide-containing protein produces the protein MIREDCGQISLEYILIFTVFLIILMVFTLPLAEESVKNTLDVSDYLNAKSDLSKIAQAIKQVYGEGQGSRHTIRLDDSKRIKINIKNSHLSTNFKFRDNSKKEIRESVSSNIKETSLTLNKGENTLIVEWPVNSKNMRIYSV, from the coding sequence ATGATTAGAGAAGATTGCGGACAAATCTCCCTTGAATATATTTTAATTTTTACTGTTTTTCTGATTATTCTAATGGTTTTTACACTGCCTTTAGCTGAGGAATCGGTTAAAAACACATTGGATGTTTCAGATTACCTAAACGCAAAGTCGGATTTGTCAAAAATAGCTCAGGCTATAAAACAGGTTTATGGTGAAGGCCAGGGCTCAAGACACACAATCCGTCTTGATGATTCAAAAAGAATCAAGATAAACATTAAAAATAGCCATTTATCAACAAACTTTAAATTTAGGGATAATTCAAAAAAAGAAATTAGGGAATCTGTATCATCAAATATTAAAGAAACGTCCTTAACATTAAACAAGGGTGAAAATACATTAATTGTTGAATGGCCAGTAAATAGCAAAAACATGCGGATTTATTCAGTTTAA
- the tsaA gene encoding tRNA (N6-threonylcarbamoyladenosine(37)-N6)-methyltransferase TrmO: protein MNIELESIGTVHTEFKEIEGMPIQPTGAKGIKGTVEIKDKFIDGLKDLEDFSHIHLIYLLHKVKGYKLEVKPFMDNNTHGVFATRSPKRPNRIGMSVVKVNKVEGNVIHVENVDILDGTPLLDIKPYVPQLYEDTIDELKIGWFETKHQKAKSQKSDDRFK, encoded by the coding sequence ATGAATATCGAATTAGAATCTATTGGAACAGTTCATACTGAATTTAAAGAAATTGAAGGTATGCCAATCCAACCGACTGGAGCAAAAGGAATAAAAGGAACAGTTGAAATAAAAGATAAATTTATTGATGGGCTAAAAGATCTTGAAGATTTTTCACACATCCACTTAATATATCTACTCCACAAAGTTAAAGGTTACAAACTTGAAGTTAAGCCCTTTATGGACAACAATACACATGGAGTATTTGCAACAAGATCTCCAAAAAGACCTAACCGCATAGGAATGAGTGTTGTAAAAGTAAATAAAGTTGAAGGAAATGTTATACACGTTGAAAATGTAGATATCCTTGACGGAACACCATTACTGGACATCAAACCCTATGTTCCCCAGTTATACGAAGATACAATCGATGAGCTGAAAATAGGCTGGTTTGAAACAAAGCACCAGAAAGCCAAATCACAAAAATCAGATGATAGATTTAAATAG
- a CDS encoding molybdenum cofactor biosynthesis protein MoaE produces MVVRVIESNEDKVTIADLVEELKKNTKMDYCGAIFTFEGFVRGKEENMNLEKLILTTPDKEKTKAEIEKIVENTKIKHNVVEISVVHYIGEFDTGDMLFLVAVLGNHRKETLEALTEVIETVKYDVEFKKEEISNEGTKTILAGG; encoded by the coding sequence ATGGTTGTAAGAGTTATTGAATCAAATGAAGATAAAGTTACTATAGCTGATTTAGTAGAAGAATTAAAGAAAAATACTAAAATGGATTATTGCGGGGCAATTTTTACTTTTGAAGGTTTTGTTAGAGGAAAAGAAGAAAATATGAACCTTGAAAAGTTAATATTGACCACCCCTGATAAGGAAAAAACAAAAGCGGAAATTGAAAAAATCGTTGAAAACACTAAAATAAAACATAATGTTGTTGAAATATCAGTTGTCCACTATATCGGCGAGTTTGATACCGGAGACATGTTATTCCTAGTTGCAGTTTTAGGCAATCACAGAAAAGAAACTCTTGAAGCTTTAACTGAAGTGATTGAAACTGTGAAATACGATGTTGAGTTTAAAAAAGAAGAAATTTCTAATGAAGGAACAAAAACCATCCTTGCAGGAGGATAA
- a CDS encoding M42 family metallopeptidase: MELMKELSLTPGVSGSEEKIAEIITRELKDVVDKIETDSMGNLIATKKGEKKAPSVMLASHMDEIGLMVRFIDDDGFIKFSNIGGINDQMLMNQTVTVHSSIGESIVGVIGSKPPHVTTPEERNKVVKAKDMFIDIGAKDKEEAEKMIRIGDKITFNSLFAEYPNNLIMGKALDNRVGCYVMMEVLKRVNTRATVYGVGTVQEEVGLKGAKTSAFKLNPDLAIALDVTLSGDHPGIKPEEAPVVMGKGPAIVLADASGRGILTQQSVKDLLINAGDENEIPYQLEVSDGGTTDGTAIHLTREGIPTGVLSVPTRYIHTPVSVCSMDDVEATIQLITEAINNL; the protein is encoded by the coding sequence ATGGAATTAATGAAAGAGCTATCTTTAACACCGGGCGTATCCGGTTCAGAAGAAAAAATAGCTGAAATTATTACACGCGAATTAAAAGATGTTGTTGATAAAATTGAAACTGACAGTATGGGAAATTTAATTGCAACCAAAAAAGGTGAAAAAAAGGCACCTAGTGTAATGCTTGCATCCCATATGGATGAAATCGGATTAATGGTAAGATTCATTGATGATGACGGTTTTATTAAATTCTCAAACATCGGCGGAATTAACGATCAAATGTTAATGAACCAAACTGTAACTGTCCACTCCTCAATTGGAGAATCAATTGTAGGGGTTATTGGTTCAAAACCTCCTCATGTTACAACTCCTGAAGAAAGAAACAAAGTTGTAAAGGCTAAGGACATGTTTATTGATATTGGTGCAAAGGACAAAGAAGAAGCTGAAAAAATGATTAGAATTGGAGATAAAATCACTTTCAACTCTTTATTTGCAGAATATCCTAATAATCTGATTATGGGTAAGGCATTAGACAACCGTGTAGGTTGTTATGTAATGATGGAAGTTTTAAAAAGGGTAAATACAAGAGCTACTGTTTATGGTGTAGGTACTGTTCAGGAAGAAGTAGGTCTTAAAGGAGCTAAAACTTCTGCATTTAAGTTAAACCCCGATTTGGCTATTGCACTTGATGTAACTTTATCCGGTGACCATCCTGGTATTAAACCGGAAGAGGCGCCTGTAGTGATGGGTAAAGGTCCGGCTATTGTCCTGGCAGATGCAAGTGGAAGAGGTATTTTAACCCAGCAGTCTGTAAAAGACTTGCTTATTAATGCAGGAGATGAAAATGAAATTCCATATCAGTTAGAAGTAAGTGATGGCGGAACTACTGATGGAACTGCAATTCACCTGACTCGTGAAGGAATTCCAACTGGTGTTTTATCTGTTCCTACCCGTTATATACATACTCCTGTAAGCGTATGCAGTATGGATGATGTTGAAGCAACTATCCAGCTGATTACAGAAGCTATAAATAATTTGTAG
- a CDS encoding CTP synthase yields the protein MERIFLTKYIIITGGVVSSIGKGITSASMGRILRSYGLNVSAIKIDPYLNWDSGTLNPYQHGEVFVTNDGMETDLDLGHYERFLDVELKGLANITTGKVYESVIAKEREGGYLGECVQVIPHITNRIKEMIRETSESADYDVVLVELGGTVGDIESQPFLEALRQLRNEEGRENVMFVHVTFIPYLNAAGEFKTKPTQHSTKELRSVGINPDVIVCRSQEPIDDGLRGKIAHFCDVDFEAVVNTPDADTIYEVPLVLEEHNIGELIVKRIGLDIEPDSSKLDEWGEVVKSLKIKEPKVTIGIIGKYVELEDSYISIRESLLHAAASIGVKAKIKYLSSDVEELDKNAMGEFDGILIPGGFGERGFEGKLDAIDYAIENNVPLFGICLGMQSMVTQFARRNGYPDANSSEFDDNLKFPVIDMMEEQKKIKNMGGTMRLGSYDCKIIEGTKTYDAYGEVDIEERHRHRYEFNNEFRDELQEKGLIVSGTSHNDFLVEIIELPNHPWAIGCQFHPEFKSRPNRPHPLFKSFLEAVHEYSKN from the coding sequence ATGGAGAGGATTTTTCTGACAAAGTATATTATTATAACTGGTGGGGTAGTTAGTTCCATAGGTAAAGGTATTACCTCCGCATCTATGGGAAGAATTTTAAGATCATATGGTTTAAATGTTTCAGCTATTAAAATAGACCCTTATTTAAATTGGGATTCAGGAACACTCAATCCGTATCAGCATGGTGAAGTATTTGTAACTAATGACGGTATGGAAACTGATTTGGATCTCGGTCACTACGAAAGATTTTTGGATGTTGAACTTAAAGGATTAGCCAACATTACTACAGGTAAAGTTTACGAATCCGTCATTGCCAAAGAAAGAGAAGGCGGATACTTGGGTGAATGTGTACAGGTTATTCCGCATATTACCAACCGTATCAAAGAAATGATTAGGGAAACTTCTGAAAGTGCCGATTATGATGTGGTTTTAGTTGAACTTGGAGGTACTGTCGGAGATATTGAAAGCCAACCTTTCCTTGAAGCATTAAGACAACTTAGAAACGAAGAAGGTCGCGAAAATGTTATGTTCGTCCATGTTACATTTATCCCCTACCTGAATGCAGCTGGAGAATTCAAAACAAAACCAACACAGCACTCTACAAAAGAATTGAGAAGTGTCGGTATCAACCCTGATGTTATAGTATGCAGATCACAAGAGCCAATCGACGATGGTCTGAGAGGAAAAATCGCTCATTTTTGTGACGTGGACTTTGAAGCAGTTGTAAATACTCCCGATGCAGATACAATTTATGAAGTTCCTTTGGTTTTGGAAGAACATAACATCGGTGAGCTAATCGTTAAAAGAATAGGATTGGATATTGAACCTGATTCTTCAAAACTTGATGAATGGGGAGAAGTTGTAAAATCCCTAAAAATCAAGGAGCCTAAAGTCACCATAGGTATTATAGGCAAATATGTCGAACTTGAAGATTCATATATCAGCATTAGAGAATCATTACTTCATGCAGCTGCAAGCATTGGAGTTAAAGCCAAAATCAAATATTTAAGTTCTGATGTTGAAGAATTGGACAAAAATGCTATGGGCGAATTTGACGGTATTTTAATTCCGGGAGGATTCGGTGAACGTGGTTTTGAAGGCAAATTAGATGCAATTGATTATGCAATTGAAAATAACGTGCCTTTATTTGGAATCTGCCTTGGAATGCAGTCTATGGTAACTCAATTTGCAAGAAGAAACGGCTATCCTGATGCAAATAGTTCTGAATTTGACGATAACTTGAAGTTCCCTGTTATTGATATGATGGAGGAACAAAAGAAAATTAAGAACATGGGCGGAACCATGCGTTTGGGATCTTATGATTGCAAAATCATTGAAGGAACTAAAACCTATGACGCCTATGGTGAAGTTGACATAGAAGAGCGTCACAGACACAGATATGAATTTAACAATGAATTCAGAGATGAATTGCAGGAAAAAGGTTTGATAGTTTCAGGTACAAGTCATAATGACTTTTTAGTAGAAATTATTGAATTGCCAAATCATCCATGGGCTATTGGTTGTCAATTCCATCCGGAATTTAAATCAAGGCCGAACAGGCCTCACCCATTATTCAAATCATTTTTAGAAGCTGTTCATGAGTATTCTAAAAATTAA
- a CDS encoding molybdopterin-binding protein: MQLSARNQLKGKVTGVDLGAVMANIKIEVSEPNTITAVITKESAEKLGLKEGDDVAAIIKSTEVIIGK; encoded by the coding sequence ATGCAACTTAGTGCAAGAAATCAATTAAAAGGAAAAGTAACTGGTGTGGATCTTGGTGCTGTAATGGCTAATATTAAAATTGAGGTCAGTGAACCAAATACAATTACTGCTGTTATTACTAAAGAATCTGCTGAAAAATTAGGTTTAAAAGAAGGTGACGACGTAGCAGCTATCATCAAATCTACTGAAGTCATCATCGGAAAATAA
- a CDS encoding prepilin peptidase, whose product MIINAIFLIQIIITILFSISASIYDIKKNIVPNRLNYALLFFGLVSNLILSLVTTNIKFILASLISMVITYIVTYMLWKLNIWGGGDVKLFTAIAAVIPFGININFLNIFPQLSIYPFSFSVVINSILVSFPFLVIFVAHLVCENELFDDNVDFLVNIFNIEGLKYIKNSILNKLVKVEDLKEGMIVNDCYFNNEDIVVLLDEINGNLKVYNSKSNDFKYYFKSQSAGGITDREVWQLKIMNAQNLISDDISIKIAFPFTPAISLGLLIAIFYGDMMMIFAKNVFLVVR is encoded by the coding sequence ATGATTATTAATGCTATATTTTTAATTCAAATAATAATAACAATACTGTTTTCCATTTCAGCTTCAATTTATGATATTAAAAAGAATATTGTACCTAACAGATTGAATTATGCTTTATTGTTTTTTGGACTGGTTTCGAATCTGATTTTGTCACTGGTTACAACTAACATTAAATTTATTTTAGCTTCATTAATTTCAATGGTAATCACTTATATTGTAACATATATGTTGTGGAAATTGAATATATGGGGTGGTGGTGATGTAAAACTATTTACTGCCATTGCTGCAGTAATACCATTTGGAATTAATATCAACTTTTTGAATATTTTTCCCCAACTTTCCATATATCCATTTTCATTTAGTGTTGTAATTAACAGCATTTTAGTTTCATTTCCCTTTTTGGTGATTTTCGTTGCTCATTTGGTTTGTGAAAATGAATTATTCGATGATAATGTCGATTTTTTAGTTAACATCTTTAATATTGAAGGTTTGAAATATATTAAAAACTCAATTCTAAATAAACTGGTGAAGGTTGAAGATTTAAAGGAGGGAATGATTGTCAATGATTGCTATTTTAATAATGAAGATATTGTTGTTCTTTTAGACGAAATAAACGGAAATTTAAAAGTCTATAATTCTAAGAGTAATGATTTTAAATACTACTTTAAGTCGCAAAGTGCAGGGGGAATAACCGACAGGGAAGTTTGGCAGCTTAAAATTATGAATGCGCAAAATCTAATTTCAGATGATATTTCAATTAAAATAGCTTTTCCCTTTACTCCTGCGATATCTCTCGGACTGTTGATAGCAATATTTTACGGTGATATGATGATGATATTTGCAAAAAATGTGTTTCTGGTGGTAAGATGA
- a CDS encoding nucleoside monophosphate kinase — MQVMGISGLPGSGKSLVSEIAIERGAIIVSMGDIIREEAKKRGETSKETAQNLRAEFGQYIVSELTIKKIKRLQDEGLKSKIIVEGIRSPHEVDMFKENFEDFIILSIFANPTLRFERLKNRMREDDSADYGEFKSRDQMELDFGIGDVISLSDKIIINESDLEGYVEKINEFLDEIEL; from the coding sequence ATGCAAGTGATGGGAATATCTGGTTTACCTGGGTCTGGAAAAAGTTTAGTTTCTGAAATTGCTATTGAAAGAGGAGCAATTATTGTAAGTATGGGAGACATTATACGTGAAGAAGCTAAAAAAAGAGGAGAAACTTCTAAAGAAACTGCCCAAAATTTAAGGGCTGAATTTGGACAGTACATAGTTTCTGAACTAACAATTAAAAAAATTAAAAGACTGCAGGACGAAGGTCTTAAAAGCAAAATTATTGTTGAAGGCATTAGAAGCCCTCATGAAGTAGACATGTTTAAGGAAAACTTCGAAGATTTCATTATCTTATCAATTTTTGCAAATCCGACTTTAAGATTTGAAAGGTTAAAAAATAGAATGAGAGAAGATGACTCTGCTGACTACGGTGAATTTAAATCAAGAGATCAGATGGAATTGGATTTCGGAATTGGAGATGTCATATCCCTTTCAGATAAAATAATTATTAATGAAAGCGATTTAGAAGGTTATGTGGAAAAAATAAATGAATTTTTAGATGAAATTGAGTTATAA